Proteins encoded within one genomic window of Brassica rapa cultivar Chiifu-401-42 chromosome A09, CAAS_Brap_v3.01, whole genome shotgun sequence:
- the LOC103843134 gene encoding SNARE-interacting protein KEULE isoform X2, whose product MKYFLVEDIFRRRQPLPSMDAIYFIQPTKENVIMFLSDMSGKSPLYKKAFVFFSSPVSKELVGHIKKDSSVLPRIGALREMNLEFFAIDSQGFITDHERALEDLFGDEETSRKGDACLNVMASRIATVFASLREFPTVRYRAAKSLDASTMTTMRDLIPTKLAAGIWNCLAKHKQSIENFPQTETCELLILDRSIDQIAPIIHEWTYDAMCHDLLNMDGNKYVHVIPSKSGGQPEKKDVLLEEHDPIWLELRHAHIADASERLHDKMTNFLSKNKAAQLQHGKREGSEFSTRDLQKMVQALPQYSEQIDKLSLHVEIARKINDLIREQGLRELGQLEQDLVFGDAGMKDVIKYLSTQEEASREGKLRLLMILATIYPEKFEGEKGQNLMKLAKLPSDDMSAVNNMRLLGSAVDAKKNTPGGFTLKFDLHKKKRAVRKERQEEAAWQLSRFYPMVEELIEKLGKGELPKEDYPCMNDPSPSFHGSTSLSSSASSNQGQAAQSMRSRRTPTWAKPRGSDDGYSSDSVLRHASSDFRKMGQRIFVFIVGGATRSELKVCHKLTTKLKREVILGSTSLDDPPQFITKLKLLSANELSIDDLQI is encoded by the exons ATGAAGTATTTTT TGGTTGAAGACATTTTTAGACGAAGACAACCTCTACCTTCAATGGATGCTATTTACTTCATCCAGCCAACTAAAGAGAA CGTCATCATGTTCTTGTCAGACATGTCTGGGAAATCACCATTGTACAAGAA GGCATTTGTTTTCTTCAGTTCCCCGGTTTCCAAGGAGCTGGTTGGTCACATAAAAAAAGATTCGAGTGTATTACCTCGGATTGGAGCATTGAGAGAG ATGAACTTGGAGTTCTTTGCTATCGATAGCCAG GGTTTCATCACCGATCATGAGAGAGCTCTAGAGGATCTTTTCGGTGATGAGGAAACTTCTCGAAAGGGCGATGCGTGCTTAAATGTGATGGCTTCTCGAATTGCCACAGTCTTTGCTTCACTGCGG GAATTTCCAACAGTACGATACCGCGCTGCAAAGTCACTTGACGCATCGACAATGACAACAATGCGCGATTTAATTCCCACGAAGCTAGCAGCTGGAATCTGGAACTGTCTAGCAAAACACAAACAGTCGATTGAAAATTTCCCACAGACTGAAACGTGTGAGCTGCTCATCCTCGACAGATCCATAGATCAG ATTGCCCCTATTATTCATGAGTGGACTTATGATGCTATGTGCCATGATTTACTGAATATGGACGGAAACAAATATGTACACGTG ATTCCAAGCAAGTCAGGTGGACAACCAGAGAAGAAAGATGTGCTCTTGGAGGAACACGATCCTATTTGGCTAGAGCTTCGACATGCACATATAGCAGAT GCTAGTGAAAGATTGCATGACAAGATGACCAATTTCTTATCGAAAAACAAAGCCGCTCAGCTTCAGCATGGTAAGAG AGAGGGAAGTGAATTTTCCACGAGGGATTTGCAGAAGATGGTTCAAGCATTGCCACAATACAGTGAACAAATTGACAAGCTGTCTCTCCATGTGGAG ATTGCTAGAAAAATCAACGACCTTATCAGAGAGCAGGGACTTCGGGAGCTTGGACAACTTGAACAAGACCTTGTCTTTGGTGATGCTGGGATGAAAGATGTGATAAAATATTTGAGTACTCAAGAG GAGGCAAGTCGTGAAGGTAAGTTACGCCTGCTGATGATCCTCGCAACAATTTACCCTGAAAAATTCGAAGGGGAAAAAGGTCAAAATCTAATGAAG CTGGCAAAACTCCCTTCTGACGACATGAGCGCTGTGAATAATATGAGATTGCTTGGTTCAGCCGTCGATGCTAAAAAGAACACTCCGGGAGGTTTCACTTTGAAGTTTGATCTCCACAAG AAGAAACGAGCTGTCAGGAAAGAGCGCCAAGAGGAAGCAGCATGGCAGCTATCTCGTTTTTACCCCATGGTTGAG GAACTCATAGAGAAGCTTGGCAAAGGAGAATTGCCGAAAGAGGATTACCCATGTATGAACGACCCGAGCCCGAGTTTCCACGGATCAACCTCGCTTTCTTCATCAGCAAGTAGTAATCAAGGTCAAGCTGCTCAGTCCATGAGATCAAGACGCACACCAACTTGGGCTAAACCTCGAGGCTCAGATGATGGATACTCAAG TGATTCGGTGTTGAGACATGCGTCTAGCGATTTCAGAAAGATGGGACAGCGAATATTTGTGTTTATTGTTGGTGGAGCGACAAGATCAGAG tTAAAAGTATGTCACAAACTAACCACGAAACTCAAAAGAGAAGTAATCCTCGGGTCCACAAGCCTCGATGATCCTCCACAGTTCATAACG AAACTGAAGCTCCTGTCTGCAAATGAGCTATCCATAGACGATCTCCAGATATGA
- the LOC103843134 gene encoding SNARE-interacting protein KEULE isoform X1, giving the protein MSYSDSDSSSQAADYKNFRQITRERLLYEMLRSAKTGSSKSTWKVLIMDKLTVKIMSYACKMADITQEGVSLVEDIFRRRQPLPSMDAIYFIQPTKENVIMFLSDMSGKSPLYKKAFVFFSSPVSKELVGHIKKDSSVLPRIGALREMNLEFFAIDSQGFITDHERALEDLFGDEETSRKGDACLNVMASRIATVFASLREFPTVRYRAAKSLDASTMTTMRDLIPTKLAAGIWNCLAKHKQSIENFPQTETCELLILDRSIDQIAPIIHEWTYDAMCHDLLNMDGNKYVHVIPSKSGGQPEKKDVLLEEHDPIWLELRHAHIADASERLHDKMTNFLSKNKAAQLQHGKREGSEFSTRDLQKMVQALPQYSEQIDKLSLHVEIARKINDLIREQGLRELGQLEQDLVFGDAGMKDVIKYLSTQEEASREGKLRLLMILATIYPEKFEGEKGQNLMKLAKLPSDDMSAVNNMRLLGSAVDAKKNTPGGFTLKFDLHKKKRAVRKERQEEAAWQLSRFYPMVEELIEKLGKGELPKEDYPCMNDPSPSFHGSTSLSSSASSNQGQAAQSMRSRRTPTWAKPRGSDDGYSSDSVLRHASSDFRKMGQRIFVFIVGGATRSELKVCHKLTTKLKREVILGSTSLDDPPQFITKLKLLSANELSIDDLQI; this is encoded by the exons ATGTCGTACTCCGATTCCGATTCGTCGTCTCAGGCCGCCGACTACAAGAATTTCCGGCAGATTACACGCGAAC GACTCTTGTATGAGATGCTTAGATCTGCGAAGACAGGGAGCTCAAAATCCACCTGGAAG GTATTAATCATGGACAAACTTACTGTCAAGATAATGTCGTACGCCTGCAAAATGGCTGATATCACACAAGAAGGAGTTTCAT TGGTTGAAGACATTTTTAGACGAAGACAACCTCTACCTTCAATGGATGCTATTTACTTCATCCAGCCAACTAAAGAGAA CGTCATCATGTTCTTGTCAGACATGTCTGGGAAATCACCATTGTACAAGAA GGCATTTGTTTTCTTCAGTTCCCCGGTTTCCAAGGAGCTGGTTGGTCACATAAAAAAAGATTCGAGTGTATTACCTCGGATTGGAGCATTGAGAGAG ATGAACTTGGAGTTCTTTGCTATCGATAGCCAG GGTTTCATCACCGATCATGAGAGAGCTCTAGAGGATCTTTTCGGTGATGAGGAAACTTCTCGAAAGGGCGATGCGTGCTTAAATGTGATGGCTTCTCGAATTGCCACAGTCTTTGCTTCACTGCGG GAATTTCCAACAGTACGATACCGCGCTGCAAAGTCACTTGACGCATCGACAATGACAACAATGCGCGATTTAATTCCCACGAAGCTAGCAGCTGGAATCTGGAACTGTCTAGCAAAACACAAACAGTCGATTGAAAATTTCCCACAGACTGAAACGTGTGAGCTGCTCATCCTCGACAGATCCATAGATCAG ATTGCCCCTATTATTCATGAGTGGACTTATGATGCTATGTGCCATGATTTACTGAATATGGACGGAAACAAATATGTACACGTG ATTCCAAGCAAGTCAGGTGGACAACCAGAGAAGAAAGATGTGCTCTTGGAGGAACACGATCCTATTTGGCTAGAGCTTCGACATGCACATATAGCAGAT GCTAGTGAAAGATTGCATGACAAGATGACCAATTTCTTATCGAAAAACAAAGCCGCTCAGCTTCAGCATGGTAAGAG AGAGGGAAGTGAATTTTCCACGAGGGATTTGCAGAAGATGGTTCAAGCATTGCCACAATACAGTGAACAAATTGACAAGCTGTCTCTCCATGTGGAG ATTGCTAGAAAAATCAACGACCTTATCAGAGAGCAGGGACTTCGGGAGCTTGGACAACTTGAACAAGACCTTGTCTTTGGTGATGCTGGGATGAAAGATGTGATAAAATATTTGAGTACTCAAGAG GAGGCAAGTCGTGAAGGTAAGTTACGCCTGCTGATGATCCTCGCAACAATTTACCCTGAAAAATTCGAAGGGGAAAAAGGTCAAAATCTAATGAAG CTGGCAAAACTCCCTTCTGACGACATGAGCGCTGTGAATAATATGAGATTGCTTGGTTCAGCCGTCGATGCTAAAAAGAACACTCCGGGAGGTTTCACTTTGAAGTTTGATCTCCACAAG AAGAAACGAGCTGTCAGGAAAGAGCGCCAAGAGGAAGCAGCATGGCAGCTATCTCGTTTTTACCCCATGGTTGAG GAACTCATAGAGAAGCTTGGCAAAGGAGAATTGCCGAAAGAGGATTACCCATGTATGAACGACCCGAGCCCGAGTTTCCACGGATCAACCTCGCTTTCTTCATCAGCAAGTAGTAATCAAGGTCAAGCTGCTCAGTCCATGAGATCAAGACGCACACCAACTTGGGCTAAACCTCGAGGCTCAGATGATGGATACTCAAG TGATTCGGTGTTGAGACATGCGTCTAGCGATTTCAGAAAGATGGGACAGCGAATATTTGTGTTTATTGTTGGTGGAGCGACAAGATCAGAG tTAAAAGTATGTCACAAACTAACCACGAAACTCAAAAGAGAAGTAATCCTCGGGTCCACAAGCCTCGATGATCCTCCACAGTTCATAACG AAACTGAAGCTCCTGTCTGCAAATGAGCTATCCATAGACGATCTCCAGATATGA
- the LOC103843135 gene encoding uncharacterized protein LOC103843135 gives MKLVWSPETASKAYLDTVKSCENLETPDAAELISAMAAGWNAKLIVETWSYGDAIASSIGLNVASQHANAKHVCIVQNARSESAYLQAIQESSSPLNLPKTIIAEEPEMAMKEIQGIDFLVVDWRNKEFAAGALRNAAFGSRGAVVVCRNGYSRSSSGFSWRRALREREVVRTVTLPVTGGIEIAHVAARNSGKIEKSKRRWITHIDQRSGEEHVFSI, from the exons atgaagTTGGTTTGGTCTCCGGAGACTGCATCTAAGGCTTACTTAGACACCGTTAAATCG TGCGAGAATCTTGAAACACCTGACGCGGCGGAGCTAATATCAGCGATGGCGGCCGGATGGAACGCGAAGCTAATCGTCGAGACATGGTCATACGGAGACGCAATAGCCTCGAGTATCGGCTTAAACGTCGCGAGCCAACACGCAAACGCGAAACACGTATGCATCGTACAAAACGCAAGATCGGAATCAGCTTATCTCCAAGCCATCCAAGAATCTTCATCTCCCTTGAACTTACCGAAGACGATCATCGCCGAAGAGCCCGAGATGGCGATGAAGGAGATACAAGGGATAGATTTCTTGGTCGTGGACTGGCGGAACAAGGAGTTTGCAGCGGGTGCGTTGAGGAACGCTGCGTTTGGAAGCAGAGGAGCGGTTGTGGTTTGTAGAAACGGGTATTCGAGAAGCTCTTCGGGTTTTAGCTGGAGAAGGGCTTTGAGAGAGAGGGAAGTTGTTAGAACGGTGACTCTTCCGGTCACCGGAGGTATTGAGATTGCTCATGTGGCGGCTAGGAACTCGGGGAAGATTGAGAAGAGTAAGAGGAGATGGATCACACATATTGATCAGAGGTCAGGAGAAGAACATGTATTTAGTATCTAG
- the LOC103843136 gene encoding probable calcium-binding protein CML13 — MPYGPYRCFFRLKAENATTYTPISKSLYRRKSKELILYTQRELQTRNLTRKPGKSRKMGKDGLSDDQVSSMKEAFTLFDTNGDGKIAPTELGILMRSLGGNPTQAQLKSITASENLTAPFDFDRFLDLMAKHLKTEPFDRQLRDAFKVLDKEGTGFVAVADLRHILTSIGEKLEPNEFDEWIKEVDVGSDGKIKYEDFIARMVAK, encoded by the coding sequence ATGCCGTATGGCCCATATCGATGCTTCTTTCGTCTAAAAGCTGAAAACGCCACCACATACACTCCAATCTCAAAGTCGCTGTACAGAAGAAAAAGCAAAGAGCTCATTTTATACACACAGAGAGAACTCCAGACCCGGAATCTAACCCGAAAACCCGGAAAATCGAGAAAAATGGGCAAGGACGGCCTGAGCGACGACCAGGTGTCATCGATGAAGGAGGCCTTCACGCTCTTCGACACCAACGGCGACGGCAAAATCGCGCCGACCGAGCTCGGGATCCTCATGCGATCGCTCGGCGGGAACCCGACCCAAGCCCAGCTGAAATCAATCACCGCCTCCGAAAACCTAACCGCTCCGTTCGATTTCGACCGGTTTTTGGATCTCATGGCGAAGCACCTGAAGACGGAGCCTTTCGATCGCCAGCTCCGCGACGCCTTCAAGGTGCTCGACAAGGAAGGCACTGGGTTCGTGGCAGTGGCGGATCTGAGGCATATCTTGACAAGTATCGGGGAGAAGCTGGAGCCTAACGAGTTTGATGAGTGGATCAAGGAGGTGGATGTGGGGTCCGATGGGAAGATCAAGTATGAGGATTTCATTGCCAGGATGGTTGCTAAGTGA
- the LOC103843137 gene encoding disease resistance protein RFL1, protein MGGCFSVSLSCDQVVNQVSQWLCLKGSYVHNLAENLASLEKAMGMLKAKRDDVQGRVNREEFTGHRQKLAQVKVWLTSVLTIESQYNELLNTSELELGRLCLCGFCSKNMKLSCSYGKKVIVMLREVESLISQGEFDVVTDAAPVAEGEELPIQSTVVGQETMLEMVWNRLMEDRVGLVGLHGMGGVGKTTLLMQINNRFSERGGGFDVVIWVVVSQNATVHKIQGIIGEKLGLGGKEWEEKSEMKRGQDIHNVLRKKKFVLLLDDIWEKVNLSTIGVPYPSKVNGSKVVFTTRSRDVCGRMGVDDPIEVRCLDTDKAWDLFKKKVGEITLGRHPDIPELARKVAGKCRGLPLALNVIGETMASKRSVQEWRRAVDVLTSSATEFSGMEDEILPILKYSYDSLDGEVTKSCFLYCSLFPEDDLIDKEILIEYWIGEGFIDEKEVREMALNQGYDILGTLVRACLLLEDDEDEREVKMHDVVRDMAMWIASDLGKHKERCIVQARAGIREIPKVKNWKDVRRISLMGNNIRTISESPDCPELTTVLLQRNHNLEEISDGFFQSMPKLLVLDLSYNVLRGLRVDMCNLVSLRYLNLSWTKISELHFGLYQLKMLTHLNLEETRYLERLEGISELSSLRTLKLRDSKVRLDTSLMKELQLLQHIEYITVNISSSTLVGETLFDDPRMGRCIKKVWIREKEPVKVLVLPDLDGLCYISIRSCKMLEEIKIEKTPWNKSLTSPCFSNLTRADILFCKGLKDLTWLLFAPNLTVLQVNKAIQLEEIISKEKAESVLENNIIPFQKLEFLYLTDLPELKSIYWNALPFQRLRELDIDGCPKLRKLPLNSKSVVNVEEFVIYCCHDKEWLERVEWEDEATRLRFLPSCNTPGFQ, encoded by the coding sequence ATGGGAGGTTGTTTCTCTGTCTCATTGTCATGTGATCAAGTTGTGAATCAAGTCTCCCAATGGTTATGCCTCAAGGGGAGTTATGTTCACAACCTCGCCGAGAATCTAGCGTCACTGGAGAAAGCCATGGGAATGCTAAAGGCGAAGAGAGATGATGTTCAAGGAAGGGTAAACAGAGAAGAGTTTACTGGGCATCGTCAAAAGCTTGCTCAAGTCAAGGTATGGCTTACGAGTGTCCTTACCATAGAAAGCCAATATAATGAGCTTCTTAATACTAGTGAACTCGAGCTTGGAAGGTTGTGTCTATGTGGTTTTTGctctaaaaatatgaaacttagCTGTAGTTATGGGAAAAAGGTTATCGTGATGTTGAGAGAGGTAGAGAGTCTTATCTCTCAAGGAGAATTTGATGTGGTGACTGATGCAGCTCCTGTAGCTGAGGGTGAAGAGTTGCCTATCCAATCAACAGTAGTTGGTCAGGAAACAATGCTTGAAATGGTATGGAACCGCCTGATGGAAGATAGAGTTGGGCTTGTTGGTCTGCATGGAATGGGTGGCGTTGGCAAAACCACCCTTCTCATGCAGATCAACAATAGGTTTTCTGAAAGAGGTGGCGGATTTGATGTTGTGATATGGGTTGTGGTGTCACAAAATGCAACAGTCCATAAGATTCAAGGGATCATTGGTGAAAAGCTAGGCCTTGGGGGGAAAGAGTGGGAGGAGAAAAGTGAGATGAAGAGAGGCCAAGACATCCACAACGTTCTTAGGAAGAAGAAGTTTGTGTTATTGTTGGATGATATATGGGAGAAAGTGAATTTAAGTACGATTGGAGTCCCATATCCGAGCAAGGTAAACGGAAGCAAAGTAGTATTTACCACCCGCTCTCGAGATGTGTGTGGGCGCATGGGAGTTGATGATCCGATCGAAGTCCGTTGTCTGGACACGGACAAAGCCTGGGATTTGTTCAAAAAGAAAGTCGGGGAGATTACACTGGGAAGGCACCCAGACATTCCCGAACTAGCAAGAAAAGTCGCTGGTAAATGCCGAGGCCTACCATTGGCACTTAATGTCATTGGTGAAACCATGGCGAGCAAAAGATCAGTACAAGAGTGGCGTCGAGCAGTTGATGTGTTGACTTCATCTGCGACAGAGTTTTCAGGCATGGAAGATGAGATTCTTCCAATATTGAAGTATAGCTACGATAGTTTGGATGGTGAGGTGACCAAGTCATGTTTTCTATATTGCTCTCTGTTTCCTGAAGATGACCTTATTGATAAAGAGATATTGATAGAGTACTGGATAGGTGAGGGGTTCATTGATGAGAAGGAAGTTAGAGAGATGGCATTGAACCAAGGTTATGATATACTCGGGACCCTTGTCCGTGCATGTTTGTTGTTGGAAGATGACGAGGATGAAAGAGAAGTGAAAATGCATGATGTGGTGCGGGACATGGCCATGTGGATAGCTTCGGATCTAGGAAAGCATAAAGAAAGATGTATCGTACAAGCTCGTGCCGGGATACGTGAAATACCCAAAGTGAAGAACTGGAAAGATGTGAGAAGAATTTCGTTGATGGGAAATAATATTCGAACCATATCTGAGAGCCCTGACTGTCCTGAACTTACAACTGTCCTCCTTCAAAGAAACCACAATCTGGAAGAGATATCAGATGGATTCTTTCAGTCTATGCCAAAGCTACTGGTTTTGGATTTATCATATAATGTTCTCAGAGGATTACGAGTGGATATGTGCAATTTGGTTTCCTTGAGATATCTTAACTTGTCATGGACAAAGATATCAGAATTACATTTTGGTTTATACCAGTTGAAAATGCTAACACATCTGAATTTGGAGGAGACGAGGTACCTTGAGCGTTTAGAAGGGATATCAGAATTGTCAAGCTTGAGGACATTGAAGCTACGAGATTCCAAAGTGCGGCTAGATACGAGCCTCATGAAGGAGCTGCAGCTCTTACAACATATAGAGTATATAACCGTAAATATCTCGTCAAGTACTTTGGTTGGGGAGACATTGTTCGATGACCCCAGAATGGGAAGATGCATCAAAAAAGTTTGGATTCGCGAGAAAGAGCCAGTAAAAGTATTAGTTTTGCCAGATTTGGATGGTCTCTGTTACATCTCCATACGGAGTTGTAAAATGTTGGAGGAAATAAAGATAGAGAAGACACCATGGAACAAAAGCCTGACAAGTCCATGCTTCTCAAACCTCACTCGAGCAGATATACTATTTTGTAAGGGTCTAAAGGATTTGACGTGGCTGTTGTTCGCTCCAAACCTTACTGTTCTTCAAGTGAATAAAGCAATACAACTAGAGGAGATAATAAGCAAAGAGAAAGCTGAGAGTGTTTTAGAGAATAATATTATTCCTTTCCAGAAACTAGAATTTCTTTACTTGACCGATTTGCCTGAGCTTAAGAGCATCTACTGGAATGCTCTGCCATTTCAACGTCTGAGAGAACTTGACATAGACGGTTGTCCAAAGCTGAGAAAGCTTCCTCTGAATTCGAAAAGCGTCGTCAACGTTGAAGAATTTGTCATATACTGCTGCCATGACAAAGAATGGTTAGAAAGAGTTGAATGGGAGGATGAAGCCACAAGACTCCGTTTCTTACCTTCATGTAACACTCCGGGATTCCAATGA